One genomic segment of Halalkalicoccus tibetensis includes these proteins:
- a CDS encoding prephenate dehydrogenase/arogenate dehydrogenase family protein, whose product MDVLIVGAGTMGRWFGGVVGGPDTDVAFVDREQGAAREAAATVGGRAVDYETAERFDLICLAVPIPAVERAIALHAPLADRAIADVSGVMRAPVAAMEAHAPEREHVSLHPLFSPGNAPGNVPIVADEGPVADWLRERLETAGNGLVETTPEEHDAAMETIQTKAHAAVLAYALAADEVPEGFETPVSRGLDGLVEAVTGGNPTVYADIQSTFPGADDVADAATDVAEADREGFEALYREAGAGE is encoded by the coding sequence ATGGACGTACTGATCGTCGGCGCGGGGACGATGGGGCGCTGGTTCGGCGGGGTAGTCGGGGGCCCCGACACGGATGTGGCGTTCGTCGACCGCGAACAAGGGGCCGCCCGCGAGGCCGCCGCGACGGTCGGCGGGCGGGCGGTCGATTACGAGACGGCCGAGCGCTTCGACCTGATCTGTCTGGCGGTCCCGATCCCGGCCGTCGAGCGTGCGATCGCCCTGCATGCCCCGCTCGCGGACCGGGCGATCGCCGACGTCAGCGGCGTCATGCGCGCGCCGGTCGCCGCGATGGAGGCCCACGCCCCCGAGCGCGAGCACGTCAGCCTCCACCCGCTGTTCTCGCCCGGGAACGCCCCCGGGAACGTCCCGATCGTCGCCGACGAGGGGCCCGTCGCCGACTGGCTCCGCGAGCGCCTCGAGACGGCCGGCAACGGCCTCGTCGAGACCACCCCCGAGGAGCACGACGCGGCCATGGAGACGATCCAGACGAAGGCCCACGCGGCGGTGCTGGCCTACGCGCTCGCCGCCGACGAGGTGCCCGAGGGGTTCGAGACGCCCGTCTCGCGCGGGCTCGACGGGCTCGTCGAAGCGGTGACCGGCGGCAACCCGACCGTCTACGCCGACATCCAGTCGACGTTCCCCGGCGCCGACGACGTCGCCGACGCCGCGACCGACGTCGCCGAGGCCGATCGAGAGGGGTTCGAGGCGCTCTATCGCGAGGCCGGGGCGGGAGAATGA
- a CDS encoding Xaa-Pro peptidase family protein yields MDPDLSELDSFLDSDGYLIDDDSADSDQRYLSGFDAHDPFFTLYDGENGETHLLVSGLEYGRARKESRADSVSRYSDYDYQYGSTEERHRMLADFLADHDVSSLAVPARFPLATADGLRERDIEVAAETDDVLTTIRAVKTDAEVDHIREAQRANERAMERAETLLREATVEDGLLVHDGRELTSERVRREIEIELLERDHALDETIVACGPDAADPHDRGSGPLRPNETIVIDIFPKSKESNYHADMTRTFSVGEPAETAREWYELTAEAKGAALDAIEPGATGEDVHDAVCDVYEEAGLPTLRDDPSTETGFIHSTGHGIGLDVHELPRLAPGGEELEPGHVITVEPGLYDPEVGGVRIEDLVVVTESGYENLTDYPEEFVL; encoded by the coding sequence ATGGACCCGGACCTCTCGGAACTCGATTCGTTTCTCGATAGCGACGGCTACCTGATCGACGACGACTCCGCGGACTCCGACCAGCGATACCTCTCGGGGTTCGACGCCCACGACCCGTTCTTCACCCTCTATGACGGCGAAAACGGCGAGACGCACCTGCTCGTCTCCGGACTCGAGTACGGTCGCGCACGGAAGGAGAGCCGCGCCGACTCGGTCTCGCGCTATTCGGACTACGACTACCAGTACGGCTCGACGGAGGAACGCCACCGGATGCTCGCCGATTTCCTCGCGGACCACGACGTCTCCTCGCTGGCCGTCCCCGCGCGGTTCCCGCTCGCGACCGCCGACGGCCTCCGCGAGCGCGATATCGAGGTCGCGGCCGAGACCGACGACGTGCTCACGACCATCCGCGCAGTGAAAACCGACGCGGAGGTCGACCACATCAGGGAGGCCCAGCGCGCCAACGAGCGGGCGATGGAGCGCGCCGAGACCCTCCTGCGGGAGGCGACCGTCGAGGACGGCCTGCTGGTCCACGACGGCCGCGAGCTGACCAGCGAGCGGGTCCGGAGGGAGATCGAGATCGAGCTGCTGGAACGGGACCACGCGCTCGACGAGACGATCGTCGCCTGTGGACCGGACGCCGCCGACCCCCACGATCGAGGCAGCGGCCCGCTTCGCCCGAACGAAACGATCGTGATCGATATCTTCCCGAAGAGCAAGGAGTCGAACTACCACGCCGACATGACCCGGACGTTCTCGGTCGGCGAGCCCGCCGAGACGGCCCGCGAGTGGTACGAGCTCACCGCCGAAGCGAAGGGCGCCGCCCTCGACGCGATCGAGCCCGGCGCAACGGGAGAGGACGTCCACGACGCGGTCTGTGACGTCTACGAGGAGGCGGGCCTGCCCACCCTCAGGGACGACCCCTCGACGGAGACGGGGTTCATCCACTCGACGGGCCACGGGATCGGGCTCGACGTCCACGAGCTCCCCCGCCTCGCGCCCGGCGGCGAGGAGCTGGAGCCCGGCCACGTCATCACCGTCGAACCCGGCCTCTACGACCCCGAGGTCGGTGGCGTTCGAATAGAGGACCTCGTGGTCGTCACCGAATCGGGGTACGAAAACCTCACCGACTATCCCGAGGAGTTCGTGCTCTGA